DNA from Demetria terragena DSM 11295:
GCCAACCCTCCCATGGCTGCACGGGTCACGCGACCGTGAGAAACACTCGCTCCCATGCTTAGATAAGGCTTACCTATCTGAGAGGATCGTCCATGCCCTGGAATGACTTCGTGCTGAGCCTCACTGAGACCTCGCGCGTCGCCAAGAACTTGCGGCGCTTGGAGTTCGAGGTCGTCCCCGACAGTGGGCACGGCTACGACCCCATCGATCCGGGCGACGAAGCCATCGCGTTCTACTTCTCTGCGGACGAACACCCCCTGGACACCCGACCCGCGGCGGAAGAAAGTTCCGGAATCGCATGGGAGCTCACCGAACCGGAGAGATGCACCGGAAGTCGGAATTTCACGATTCGCCAGTACGATCCGATCACCCGGCGCATGCTCATCGACGTCGCGGAACACGACCACGGCCCCGCGATTGACTGGTTTCGCGCGGCGCAGCCAGGGTGGCGCACCCTCGCCGCTGGCCCACGGTCGTGGCACTCACCACCAGCCGACGCCAGTCGGCACATTCTGGCTGGCGACCTGGCCTCCCTCCCTGCAATAGCCCGCATCATGGAAAACACCGATCCGGACATTCACGTCACCGTCGTCGCTGAGGTGCTGGATGACAGCGAGATCGATTACCTGCCGCGTCGCGATCGCGCCGAGATTGTCCCGCTGCTGGGCTCCGGAAACGGTGTAACTCGGAGTCGACTGGCAGCGGCCTTAGGCGAGGTCGATCTTCCGGCCGATGCCTATCTGTGGCTCGCCGGCGAGGCAGCAGACACGCGCGCCGGGAAGAAGCACGTACGCAGCCTGGGCTGGCCGCGCAACCGCGCCAACGTGGTGGGCTACTGGCGCTTCAACTCCGAGGAGTGGGAGAAGAAGTTTGCCGAGCGTGGAAGCGACCAGCTCATCGCGGTCTACCAGGACGCCGTGAAGTCAGGGATGTCTGAAGAGGACGCTGCTGAGGTCTACGACGCCGCCTTGGAGAAGGCCGGACTGTAGCTTCGGCGACGCCAAAGTCGTCGACGAGCGCACACGTTTTGACCTCGCCGATTCAGTAAGGTTAGGTTTACCAAAGTGAATGCGCGTGCGGCCCACCGTTCCGAGGAGACACCCCGACCGTGACGAATGAAGATGTGCTCGACGTCGTCGGCGTAGGTTTCGGACCATCGAACCTCGCCTTGGCCATCGCCCTCGAAGAACACAATCGCGCAGTGTCGCCAGAGCAGCAACTCACGTCGCTGTTTCTTGAACAGCAGGCTCAGTTCGGCTGGCACCGCGGCATGCTGATCCCGGGGGCGACTATGCAGGTCTCCTTCCTCAAAGACCTTGTCACACAACGTAATTCGTGCAGCGAGTACAGCTTCCTCAACTACCTATCGGAACGCGGTCGG
Protein-coding regions in this window:
- a CDS encoding siderophore-interacting protein, whose amino-acid sequence is MPWNDFVLSLTETSRVAKNLRRLEFEVVPDSGHGYDPIDPGDEAIAFYFSADEHPLDTRPAAEESSGIAWELTEPERCTGSRNFTIRQYDPITRRMLIDVAEHDHGPAIDWFRAAQPGWRTLAAGPRSWHSPPADASRHILAGDLASLPAIARIMENTDPDIHVTVVAEVLDDSEIDYLPRRDRAEIVPLLGSGNGVTRSRLAAALGEVDLPADAYLWLAGEAADTRAGKKHVRSLGWPRNRANVVGYWRFNSEEWEKKFAERGSDQLIAVYQDAVKSGMSEEDAAEVYDAALEKAGL